In a genomic window of Leptolyngbya sp. SIO1E4:
- a CDS encoding cyanoexosortase B system-associated protein produces MSEAVKPISRGKQFVQWGLIAVLAAIIAIATLPHYVSGQWPWSAPPKVPQINQLRTLIETPLVLPGWERTFHQEVSISGNSWSLAEYHMAEGDSADQTSSFALLLRPQPWHDDKPGVEWVDLVGAQGWQVNDLHHLRFSVTDSNDAALQLTTRYFRGLGEDATFAVMQWYAWPTGGHPSPGKWFWADQMRQWSQRERMPWVAVSLLLPIEPVGDIRPYSETAIAIGQAVQTSLMQSAFSKI; encoded by the coding sequence TGTACAGTGGGGACTCATTGCCGTCCTAGCTGCGATCATTGCGATTGCGACACTCCCTCACTATGTGAGTGGGCAATGGCCTTGGAGCGCGCCACCCAAAGTCCCCCAAATCAACCAGTTGCGCACCTTAATTGAAACCCCCCTGGTTTTACCGGGCTGGGAAAGAACCTTTCATCAAGAAGTGAGTATCAGTGGCAACTCGTGGAGTCTTGCTGAATATCACATGGCAGAGGGAGACTCAGCTGATCAGACATCTAGCTTTGCCCTGTTATTACGCCCTCAGCCCTGGCATGACGATAAGCCAGGGGTGGAGTGGGTCGACCTTGTGGGAGCCCAAGGTTGGCAAGTGAATGACTTGCACCATCTTCGGTTTTCGGTGACTGACAGTAATGATGCTGCCCTGCAGCTGACAACTCGATATTTTCGAGGGTTGGGTGAGGACGCTACCTTCGCTGTGATGCAGTGGTATGCCTGGCCAACTGGAGGGCATCCTTCTCCTGGGAAATGGTTTTGGGCAGACCAAATGCGTCAGTGGAGTCAGCGAGAACGGATGCCCTGGGTTGCGGTCAGCCTACTGCTACCCATTGAGCCAGTCGGGGATATTCGCCCTTACTCAGAAACCGCGATCGCGATCGGGCAAGCCGTTCAGACAAGTCTGATGCAGTCCGCATTCTCCAAAATTTAG